The window TTCAATCCTATCTTCTTCTTCTTTTATTACTATATTTGAAAAATGTTTTTCAGCAAGACTATTTAAATAATCATCTTCCTCTTTTACTAAATTAGCCATTCTCATTACAACATCCTTAAGTGAGGGATTAATTTCACTTTCAAGATAAGGAATAATATTATGTCTAATTTTATTTCTGGTATAAATAGTCTCTTCATTAGTTTTATCATAACGTGGATTTAAATTTTCTTTTTTACAATATTTTTCTATTTCATCTCGACTTATTGCTAAAAGAGGATGAATGATTTTATGATTATTAATATTGCTTATTGGTTCTATACCACTCAGACCAGAAAGACTACAACCTCTAACGATATTTAAAAAAACTGTTTCTACTAAATCGTCTTTATTGTGGGCTAAAGCAATTTTATTAAAATTAAAATCTTCCTGATATGAAAAAAGAAACTTCATTCTAATTTTCCTTGCTGCCTGTTCAGAAGATAATTTATTATTTTCTGCAAAATCAGGAACATTAAATTTTTCCACAAAACAGGTTATATTATAATTATCACACATCTTTTTTACAAATTTTGCTTCATTTTTAGCTTCTTTTCTAAACAAATGATTTAAGTGAAAGACAGCTATTTCTAAATTTTTATTAGCAGCTAACTTCATAAAAAGATCAAGCATAGTTAAAGAATCAGGACCACCTGAAACTCCCAATAATACTCTATCTTTTTTTGAAATCAAATTTTCTTTTTCAATAAAGTCTTTGAATTTATCATAAACTTTCACTCGTAATTACTCCCCTTTTAACTCTAAAAA of the Halanaerobiales bacterium genome contains:
- the tilS gene encoding tRNA lysidine(34) synthetase TilS; the protein is MKVYDKFKDFIEKENLISKKDRVLLGVSGGPDSLTMLDLFMKLAANKNLEIAVFHLNHLFRKEAKNEAKFVKKMCDNYNITCFVEKFNVPDFAENNKLSSEQAARKIRMKFLFSYQEDFNFNKIALAHNKDDLVETVFLNIVRGCSLSGLSGIEPISNINNHKIIHPLLAISRDEIEKYCKKENLNPRYDKTNEETIYTRNKIRHNIIPYLESEINPSLKDVVMRMANLVKEEDDYLNSLAEKHFSNIVIKEEEDRIEIDFNKFNKLDEVIKRRIMFNAIYKIKEVKADIYLKHYQEIKKLFTKNATNKKIDLPDKIKIKRVYKKLILKRGNFEENILNYTKDIELGTIVNLPHNYKLKSEKIKKYKNWRKEASKAQNCLMDFTKIKFPLKVRNRRQGDRFTPLGLNGSKKIKDYFIDKKIKKSKRDKIPLVVDDNNLILWIVGYHMNDKVKITNKTDNILKLSYTKKEANNE